In the genome of Terriglobales bacterium, the window TTTCAGCTTGCGATATAACGTAGTCTTGCCGATGCCAAGCATTCGCGCTGCTTTCAGCTTGTCGTCGTTTGTGGCTTTCAATGCGCCTTGGATAGCCTGCTTTTCCAAAACGGCTAAAGGAACGATTTTTCCAGCTCCGCCGGAGGCTCGCGAAGCTGAACCTTTTTTCTTCGTTGATTTAGGCATAGTTGTCTTCCATCGATATTAGGATTTGTTCTTCTTTCGTTGTTCCGCCCAACGTCTCTTTTGCGCTTCGGAGATTCGCCTCCTCGCTTCCGCACTCATCATCCGAGGTCCACGGCGTCCCCCGCCTCGTCCAGCACGGGCTCCACCGCCTCCTCCACCCCCGAGCGCCGCGATCGCTCTATCGATTCTGTCGCGCTCGG includes:
- a CDS encoding helix-turn-helix domain-containing protein, with the translated sequence MPKSTKKKGSASRASGGAGKIVPLAVLEKQAIQGALKATNDDKLKAARMLGIGKTTLYRKLKEYGW